In Truepera sp., the sequence GATGCCTTCGTTGCAGTACTTGGACCAGTTCCAGCCACCAGGGATGTTGGAGGCGCAGGCGAGGATGGGCCAGTAGAAGTTGTTGGGGTCGGGGTAGTCGGCGATCCACGCCATGCCGCCGGACCAGAGCAATGGCGCCTCGCCGGCGCCGCCGGCCTCGATCACGGTGCTCTGGGCCTGGGTGCGGAGTTCGGCGCGCACGCCGATCTCGGCCAGGTCGGCCTGGATGGCCTGGGCGATGCGGTCGTTGGGCGCCACGTTGTAGGCGTACAGCACGGTGTCGAAGCCGTTGGGGTAACCGGCGTCGGCGAGCAGGGCCTTGGCGGCGGCAACGTCGTAGGGGTAGCCGGCGTAGTCGGCGGCGTAGCTCTCGAAGAGCGGCGGCAGGATCTGCGTGGCGGGCACGGCGCGGTTGTTGATTATCCGCACGATGCGGTCCTTGTTTATCGCCATGTTGAGGGCCTGGCGCACGCGCACGTCGGTGAAGGGCTCCATCTGGACGTTGATGGTCACGTAACCCGTCTGCATCTGCTCGCCCACCGCGACCTGCTTGCTCCAGGTCGGGTCCGCCATGACCTCGGTGTAGCGGGCGCTCGGGATGCCGTCGCCCAGGATGTCAACCTCGCCGCGCTGCAGCCGGAGGAACGCCACGTTCGGGTCCACGCCCACCTGGAAGGTCAGCTCGTCCAGGTACGGCAGGCCTGCCTCGAAGTAGTCGGGGTTGCGCTCGAGCACGATGCGCTGGCCGAGCACCCACTCCTTGAGCTTGAAGCCGCCGGTGCCCACCGGCTGGTGGCCGAAGTCGCCGTTGGCGGCCTCGACGGCCTCTCGCGGGACGATGTGCGCGAAGTTCAGGCCGAGCTTGTGGAGGAACGAGGCGTCGGGTTCGGTGGTCGTGAACTTGACGGTGTGCTCATCGACGACCTCGATGCCGCTCACCCCGTCGGCCTTACCGTCCACGAACTCCTGCGCCCCTGCGATGGTGAAGTAGAAGCCTTGACCGGGGCTCTGCGTGGCGGGGTCGAGCGTGCGCTCGAGGCTGTACTTGACGTCTTGCGCCACAAGGGGGCGGCCGTTGTGGAACTTCACGTCGTCGCGCAACGCGAAGGTGTAGGTGAGGCCGTCGTCGCTCACGGTGTAACTCTCGGCGAGGTGCGGGACGAGCTCGGTGGTTCCCGGCACGTAGTCCATCAGGCCGTCGAAGATCGACTTGATGATCGACCAGTTCTGCCAGTCGTAGCCGATCGCCGGGTCCAGGGTGCTCACGTCGTCTTGGAACGACACGACGGCGCTGCCGCCCTGCTGTGCCATGGCGGTGCCGAAGGTCAGTACCACGAGGGCGGCCAAGGCGCGGCCCAGCCAGGCTGCCCGCGGCGGGTTGGTGGCGCTGCCCCTGCCCGTCTGGTTGCTGGTCTCGGTGTCCATTGTTATCTTCCTTTCGCGCCGGTGGCGCAGGTTTCCGGCACTCGCGCCCTGGCCCCTGAGGGCTTGCGGGCGCGAGGTGTCCGCTTAGGAGTACCGGATCCTGGGGTCCAGGGCCGGGTAGACGAGGTCGGCCAGCAGGTTGCCGACCACCACGAAGAGGGCGGTGACGATGACGCCACCCATGATGACGGGGATGTCCACCAGCTGGATGGCCTGCCAGATCATCTGGCCGATGCCTGGCCATCCGAAGACGCTCTCGACGATGACGATGCCGCCCATGAACACGCCGATGTCGAGCCCCACCAGGGCCACCACGGGCAGGACGGCGTTCTTGAGGACGTGCTTGAAGACCACCTTGGTGGGGAACACGCCCTTGGCGCGGGCCGTGCGCACGTAGTCCTGCCGCAGTACCTCGATCATGGCGCTGCGGGTGACTCGCGCGTACCAGCCGCCGCCTGCCAACCCCACCGTTATCGCGGGCAGGATGACGTGCAGCGGCGTGCCGTAGCCGCCCAGGGGGAAGATGGGCAGCAGGTAGCTGAGGAAGTAGATGAGAAGGAGCCCCACCACGAACTGGGGCGCCGAGACGCCCACGAAGGCCAGCGCCATGACGGTCTGGTCGACGCCCGTGCCGCGCTTGAGGGCGGCCATGATGCCGGCCGGGAGTCCGATGAGGAGCTCGAAGACTATTCCCGCTAGGGCCAGTTGCACCGTGGGCAGCAGCCTGGCCCTGATGAGGCGCGTGACCTCTGCCTTCTGGGCGTAAGACCGCCCCATCTTGCCGGTCACGAGACCCTTGACGTAGCTCACGTACTGCACCGGGAGCGGCCGGTCGAGGCCCAGTTCGGAGCGGATGCTCGCCACGGTCGCGGGGGTGGCGCTGCGCCCCGCGATCATGCGGGCCGGGTCGGCCGGCAGCAGGAACACGAGCAGGAACGTGATCACGGTGACGCCCAACATGACGCCCACGGCTTGCAGCAGTCGCTGAGCGAGGTACCAGATCATCGGCGCTCCGACAGGTCGAGCGCGTCGCGCAGGCCCTCGCCCAGGAGGTTGAAGGAGAGGCTGGTGATGAGGATGGACACGCCGGGGAACACGACCAGCCATGGGGCGTTGAGGAAGTATGACTGGCTCTCGTTGATGATGCCGCCCCACGACGGCGTGGGGGGCTGCACGCCGACTCCCAGGAACGAGAGGCTGGCCTCCAGCAGCACCGTGGTGCTGATGCCCAAGGTGCCGAACACCATGAGGGTGGAGACGAGGTGCGGCAGGATGTGCTTCACGAGCGTGCGGAAGGTGCCCACGCCCAGGGCGCCGGCCGCCTCGACGAACTCGCGACGGCCTATCGACAGGACCTGCGCGTACACGGCCCGCGCGATCCATACCCAGTTCACCAGCGCGATGACCAACGCCACGATCCACAGGCTGGGGCGGAGGATGGCGGCGAGCGCGATGGCGAGGATGAGCGCGGGGAAGGCCGTCATGACGTCGGTTATCCGCATGAGCACGGTCTCCGGGACGCCCCGGAAGTAGCCGGCGGCGACCCCGACCATCAGGCCGATCAGTACCGCTACGCCGTTGGCCGCCACGCCCACGATGAGGCTGATGCGGGCCCCGTAGATGACGCGCGAGAGGAGGTCGCGCCCGAGTAGGTCCGTCCCGAACCAGAACGGCCTCTCGGGCGGCAGCGGGAAGCCTTCGAGCGTCAGCCCGTCGAAGTACTGCTTGGCAGGATCGTGAGGGGCGAGTAGCGGCGCGAAGATGCTGACGAACAGCACCAGGAGCACACCGATCAGCCCAGCTACGGCTGCGCGGTTGCCCACGAACCTTCTCACCCACTTAGGCGCTCGCCCTACTGCACTGCCACGACCGACGGCCTTCGCCGCGCTCCCGCTCGCCACTGCGTAATGCCCTCCCGGCTCGCCCCAGAACCCCTCAGACGATTGTATACAGGTGGCTCCGCAACGGCCAACCGGTCTTGGGTCCGCGGCGTCCAAGGGGCCGGAGTGTCCTGCGCAGGGTCGACCGTGCGCTTGCCTATCGGGGGCGCGTAGTCCGACATGGGCGCCGAGGAGGACGGGCGAACCGCGCGCTTGCCTATCGGGTCACGGGCGGGCCCAGCGGTCCAGGAGCCCGAACCCGGCGGCGAGCTCACGGGCCTCGCCGGTCACCCGCGGCGCGCCTGCTGCCACGTTCAACTGCGGCGCCCGCAACCAGTCCTCGCCCCCGCCCCAGATCTCGAAGCTCCCACCGGCCTCGCGGACGATCACGGCGCCCGCTGCCACGTCCCAGGCCTTCAACCCGAACTGCCAGAAGAAGTCAACGCGGCCGTCGGCCACGAAGCAGAAATCGCGCGCCGCCGAACCGCTGGCGCGAACCCCTGCGGAGGCGCCCGCAAGGCGAGCGAAGAACTGCTGCTGCGCCGC encodes:
- a CDS encoding ABC transporter permease; this encodes MGNRAAVAGLIGVLLVLFVSIFAPLLAPHDPAKQYFDGLTLEGFPLPPERPFWFGTDLLGRDLLSRVIYGARISLIVGVAANGVAVLIGLMVGVAAGYFRGVPETVLMRITDVMTAFPALILAIALAAILRPSLWIVALVIALVNWVWIARAVYAQVLSIGRREFVEAAGALGVGTFRTLVKHILPHLVSTLMVFGTLGISTTVLLEASLSFLGVGVQPPTPSWGGIINESQSYFLNAPWLVVFPGVSILITSLSFNLLGEGLRDALDLSERR
- a CDS encoding ABC transporter substrate-binding protein is translated as MDTETSNQTGRGSATNPPRAAWLGRALAALVVLTFGTAMAQQGGSAVVSFQDDVSTLDPAIGYDWQNWSIIKSIFDGLMDYVPGTTELVPHLAESYTVSDDGLTYTFALRDDVKFHNGRPLVAQDVKYSLERTLDPATQSPGQGFYFTIAGAQEFVDGKADGVSGIEVVDEHTVKFTTTEPDASFLHKLGLNFAHIVPREAVEAANGDFGHQPVGTGGFKLKEWVLGQRIVLERNPDYFEAGLPYLDELTFQVGVDPNVAFLRLQRGEVDILGDGIPSARYTEVMADPTWSKQVAVGEQMQTGYVTINVQMEPFTDVRVRQALNMAINKDRIVRIINNRAVPATQILPPLFESYAADYAGYPYDVAAAKALLADAGYPNGFDTVLYAYNVAPNDRIAQAIQADLAEIGVRAELRTQAQSTVIEAGGAGEAPLLWSGGMAWIADYPDPNNFYWPILACASNIPGGWNWSKYCNEGIEARAAYADTLARTDQHAERVEAWRSIFVDIMADAPWIPVFHELQVSMHSTNVTGPKEIFVDPMHIPVHYEMVRRAE
- a CDS encoding ABC transporter permease, with the translated sequence MIWYLAQRLLQAVGVMLGVTVITFLLVFLLPADPARMIAGRSATPATVASIRSELGLDRPLPVQYVSYVKGLVTGKMGRSYAQKAEVTRLIRARLLPTVQLALAGIVFELLIGLPAGIMAALKRGTGVDQTVMALAFVGVSAPQFVVGLLLIYFLSYLLPIFPLGGYGTPLHVILPAITVGLAGGGWYARVTRSAMIEVLRQDYVRTARAKGVFPTKVVFKHVLKNAVLPVVALVGLDIGVFMGGIVIVESVFGWPGIGQMIWQAIQLVDIPVIMGGVIVTALFVVVGNLLADLVYPALDPRIRYS